Proteins co-encoded in one Brassica oleracea var. oleracea cultivar TO1000 chromosome C4, BOL, whole genome shotgun sequence genomic window:
- the LOC106340606 gene encoding xyloglucan galactosyltransferase KATAMARI1 homolog codes for MRNPQRRGAMAMEKSSSKYRTQFWYVAMVSFLLWLVLLYLFSSSATTVHTHERLFRPENVINLPINVPKHVQESDQAVLSVDVPQHDQEPDQPVVSAVDNNTLPVNTRGNDTSREVQISEDAKVVTDLVEELEKEKIENEKKRADSGLSGRTTRSRRGHREPRKARLEPEKKRVRHNDDDNERNVVNSDENHQSYDKELNFLEPKDDVGSKKDRVGKEMANGLSDNDIESDNTSETVSEPKNQRHFTPSKTVSKAKNRVTSRRNRPKVMVRPRATRRNDPCRGKYVYMHDVPSLFNEELLKNCWTLSRWTDMCELTSNFGLGPRLPNMEGVSGWFATNQFTLEVIFHNRMKQYKCLTKDSSLASAVYVPYYPGLDLMRFLWGPFPFMRDAAALDLMKWLRERPEWKRMDGRDHFMVAGRTTWDFMRTPENESDWGNRLMILPEIRNMTMLLIESSPWNYHGFAVPYPTYFHPSTNAEILQWQNRMRRIKRRYLFSFVGAPRPNLGDSIRTEIMDQCKASRRKCKLLECVSGSQKCYKPDQIMKFFLSSTFCLQPPGDSYTRRSTFDSILAGCIPVFFHPGSAYAQYVWHLPKDIGKYSVFIPEKNVKEGKASIEKVLSRIPRGKVVAMREEVVKLIPRLMYFNPSGKRGDAGRFEDAFDVAVDVVLQRVEGLRKRIEKGNEEIFEFPEQFSWKYNVFGNVEKHEWDSYFDRH; via the exons ATGAGAAATCCACAAAGGAGAGGAGCGATGGCGATGGAGAAGTCGAGCTCAAAGTACAGAACACAGTTTTGGTACGTGGCAATGGTCTCTTTCCTCCTCTGGCTTGTCTTGCTTTACCTTTTCAGTTCCTCCGCGACAACCGTTCATACCCACGAGAGATTGTTCCGACCAGAAAACGTCATCAATCTCCCCATCAACGTCCCAAAACACGTCCAAGAATCTGATCAGGCTGTTCTCTCCGTCGACGTCCCACAACACGACCAAGAACCTGACCAGCCTGTTGTCTCTGCCGTAGACAACAACACACTTCCTGTTAATACCCGCGGGAATGATACCTCTCGGGAGGTTCAGATTTCGGAAGATGCCAAGGTTGTGACTGATCTCGTCGAGGAACTCGAGAAAGAAAAGATTGAGAACGAGAAGAAGAGAGCAGACTCAGGTTTGAGTGGTCGGACCACGAGGTCAAGGAGGGGACATCGCGAACCAAGAAAGGCTAGATTGGAACCTGAGAAGAAAAGGGTTCGCCATAATGATGATGATAATGAGAGGAATGTGGTTAATAGTGATGAGAATCATCAATCATACGACAAAGAACTAAACTTTTTGGAGCCTAAGGATGACGTGGGATCCAAGAAAGATCGAGTAGGTAAGGAAATGGCGAATGGTTTGTCCGATAATGATATTGAAAGTGACAACACTTCTGAAACAGTGTCCGAACCAAAAAATCAGAGACATTTCACACCGAGTAAGACAGTTTCCAAGGCCAAGAACAGAGTAACCTCAAGGAGAAACCGGCCTAAAGTTATGGTACGGCCAAGAGCAACGCGACGTAACGATCCATGTCGAGGAAAATACGTTTACATGCACGACGTTCCATCTTTATTCAACGAGGAGCTTCTCAAGAACTGCTGGACGCTGAGTAGGTGGACGGACATGTGCGAGTTAACATCGAACTTCGGTTTAGGCCCTCGTCTACCAAACATGGAGGGAGTTTCCGGTTGGTTCGCCACAAATCAGTTCACATTAGAAGTGATATTCCACAACAGGATGAAGCAGTACAAGTGCTTGACCAAAGACTCGTCTCTCGCTTCAGCGGTGTATGTTCCTTACTATCCAGGTTTAGACTTGATGCGGTTCCTGTGGGGACCGTTCCCTTTCATGAGAGATGCGGCGGCGCTTGATCTGATGAAGTGGCTTAGGGAGAGACCAGAGTGGAAGAGAATGGACGGTCGAGATCATTTCATGGTGGCTGGTCGCACCACTTGGGATTTTATGCGTACTCCAGAGAATGAATCTGATTGGGGCAACAG GTTAATGATCTTGCCGGAAATTAGAAACATGACGATGTTACTAATAGAATCAAGCCCATGGAACTACCACGGCTTTGCGGTTCCTTACCCGACTTACTTCCACCCTTCAACCAACGCAGAGATCCTCCAATGGCAGAACAGAATGAGAAGAATCAAACGTCGTTACCTATTCTCCTTCGTTGGTGCACCACGTCCAAACCTAGGCGACAGCATAAGAACCGAGATCATGGACCAGTGCAAAGCTTCCAGAAGAAAATGCAAGCTTCTTGAATGCGTTTCAGGCTCTCAAAAATGCTACAAACCCGACCAGATCATGAAGTTCTTCTTGAGCTCAACGTTCTGTCTCCAACCTCCTGGTGACTCCTACACTAGACGGTCTACATTCGACTCGATATTAGCCGGTTGCATACCGGTTTTCTTCCATCCCGGGTCGGCTTACGCGCAGTACGTTTGGCATTTACCTAAAGATATCGGTAAATATTCTGTTTTTATTCCCGAGAAGAATGTCAAAGAAGGTAAAGCGAGTATAGAGAAGGTTTTGAGTAGGATTCCGAGGGGGAAAGTTGTGGCGATGAGAGAAGAAGTGGTGAAGTTGATACCGAGGTTGATGTATTTTAACCCGTCTGGTAAGAGAGGAGACGCGGGGAGGTTTGAAGATGCGTTTGATGTGGCTGTGGATGTAGTGCTGCAGAGAGTTGAAGGGCTGAGGAAGAGGATTGAGAAAGGGAATGAAGAGATTTTTGAGTTTCCGGAGCAGTTTTCTTGGAAGTATAATGTGTTTGGGAATGTTGAGAAGCATGAGTGGGATTCTTACTTTGATAGGCATTGA
- the LOC106339567 gene encoding uncharacterized protein C20orf24 homolog: MKERRSGKSNHHQDNDEEIHHQNSHLSSFKFAKLFDSEASWDKDQLGDVLHWIRQVVGLLCGLLWGAIPLVGGIWLLLFLAISSGIVYGYYALILKIDEEDYGGHATLLQDGLFASLSVFLLAWILVYSLSSF; the protein is encoded by the exons ATGAAAGAAAGGAGATCTGGGAAGTCGAATCATCATCAAGACAACGACGAAGAGATTCACCACCAAAACAGTCATCTGAGTTCTTTCAAATTCGCCAAACTGTTTGATTCTGAAGCTTCCTGGGACAAG GACCAACTAGGAGATGTGTTGCATTGGATCAGGCAAGTTGTTGGATTACTCTGTGGATTGCTATGGGGTGCCATTCCTTTGGTTGGTGGCATTTGGTTACTTCT GTTTCTGGCAATCTCTTCAGGTATAGTATACGGTTACTATGCACTGATTCTGAAGATCGATGAAGAAGACTATGGTGGTCACGCAACTCTGCTCCAGGACGGTCTCTTTGCTTCTCTAAGTGTATTCCTG CTTGCGTGGATTCTGGTGTATAGCTTGTCTAGCTTCTAA